In Vitis riparia cultivar Riparia Gloire de Montpellier isolate 1030 chromosome 19, EGFV_Vit.rip_1.0, whole genome shotgun sequence, the following proteins share a genomic window:
- the LOC117908098 gene encoding disease resistance protein At4g27190-like: MEESTQSLAIKLFRRLERTSKFLLILDDVWKGIDLDAFGVPRPEVHMGCKIIITTRFLDVCRQMKIGKRVKVQILNYDEAWELFCQNASEVATLKPIKPLAETVTKKCGGLPLAIIIMATSMRGKKKAELWKDALNELQNSQPDNIPGIED, from the coding sequence ATGGAAGAAAGCACACAGAGTTTGGCTATTAAATTGTTCAGGAGACTGGAGAGGACAAGCAAGTTTCTTCTCATTCTGGATGATGTTTGGAAGGGAATTGATTTGGACGCTTTTGGTGTCCCAAGGCCTGAAGTTCATATGGGTTGTAAGATCATAATAACAACTCGGTTTTTAGATGTTTGCAGGCAGATGAAGATAGGTAAAAGAGTAAAAGTGCAGATCTTGAATTATGATGAGGCCTGGGAATTGTTTTGTCAAAATGCAAGCGAGGTAGCCACCTTAAAGCCTATAAAACCATTAGCGGAGACCGTTACCAAAAAATGTGGCGGATTGCCCTTGGCCATAATCATCATGGCCACATCTATGAGGGGGAAGAAGAAGGCTGAGCTTTGGAAGGATGCTTTGAATGAGCTACAAAATTCACAGCCAGATAATATCCCGGGGATCGAGGATTAG
- the LOC117908096 gene encoding protein FAR1-RELATED SEQUENCE 5-like, whose amino-acid sequence MRGVGIGTSQIMDYMVQQSGGYNNVSFTKKDLYNHVDADRRVHLRDGDTEGALAYLCGKSEMDPSFYYKYNVDEDNRLANLFWADSTSKLDFSCFGDVLAFDTTYRTNAYKKPLVILVGINHHHQTIVFGCALLVDESVSTYTWVLETFLDAMNNKKPLSVITDGDKVMRKAIKRIFPDSCHRLCAWHIQCNAFTNVHVKDFTNHFSKCMFMEGTVEEFECAWNDMLEMFNLHGHKWVIDIYAKRSRWAEAYLRGHFFAGMKSTQRCENMNAYLNRFLKTRLKLFEFVKHFDRALSRIRHNEAKAEFETHHSSVVLTTKLYALEKYAGTVFTRQSFLKFRDEMKNAELFFPVSTENHGGYRVHTLTKFRSPDKIWKIELLEEIPETCIMKRWSKLAKETVQVHHDNESQGDATNII is encoded by the exons ATGCGAGGTGTTGGCATAGGAACTAGCCAAATTATGGATTACATGGTGCAACAATCAGGTGGATATAACAATGTTAGCTTCACAAAAAAAGATCTATATAACCATGTTGATGCTGATCGTAGAGTTCATCTAAGAGATGGTGATACAGAGGGTGCTCTGGCGTATTTGTGTGGAAAGTCTGAAATGGatccatcattttattacaAGTACAATGTTGATGAAGACAACCGTCTAGCAAACCTGTTTTGGGCAGATTCTACTAGTAAATTGGATTTCAGTTGTTTTGGAGATGTGTTAGCATTTGATACAACTTATCGGACTAATGCTTATAAAAAACCGTTGGTCATACTAGTTGGCATTAACCATCACCATCAAACTATAGTGTTTGGATGTGCATTATTGGTAGATGAGAGTGTTAGCACTTATACTTGGGTCTTGGAGACTTTTttggatgcaatgaataacaaGAAGCCTCTCTCTGTTATTACTGATGGGGATAAAGTAATGCGTAAAGCCATCAAGAGGATATTTCCAGACTCTTGTCATCGATTATGTGCTTGGCATATTCAATGCAATGCATTCACTAATGTCCATGTCAAAGATTTtactaatcatttttctaagtGCATGTTCATGGAAGGCAccgttgaagaatttgaatgtgCATGGAATGACATGTTGGAAATGTTTAATCTTCATGGACATAAGTGGGTGATAGATATATATGCTAAGCGTTCTAGATGGGCAGAGGCTTATTTAAGGGGGCATTTCTTTGCTGGTATGAAAAGCACACAAAGGTGTGAGAACATGAATGCATACTTGAATCGTTTCCTTAAAACTCGTTTAAAGTTGTTTGAGTTTGTCAAGCATTTTGATAGAGCACTCTCACGTATTCGTCATAATGAGGCAAAGGCAGAGTTTGAGACACACCATTCTTCAGTTGTTCTAACAACCAAACTTTATGCACTTGAGAAATATGCAGGGACTGTTTTCACAAGGcaatcttttctaaaatttaggGATGAGATGAAGAATGCAGAATTGTTTTTCCCTGTCAGTACAGAAAATCATGGAGGTTATCGTGTCCATACATTGACCAAGTTTAGAAGCCCTGACAAGATTTGGAAA ATAGAACTCCTTGAAGAAATACCTGAGACTTGTATTATGAAAAGGTGGTCTAAGTTAGCAAAGGAAACGGTCCAAGTTCATCATGACAATGAAAGTCAAGGTGATGCGACTAACATCATATGA
- the LOC117908671 gene encoding disease resistance protein At4g27190-like has protein sequence MECVIACLSSAVSSFSEHLCGLICSRVGDPFTFKSNYSHLQQELQRLNDLNSRMERDHDKSVPGVNDWLRNVEETGCKVRPMQAKIEANKERCCGGFTNLFLQSREVAEALKEVRGLEERGNCLANLLAANRQARAVEHKPVESFDRQPAASKNLATIMNLLNDDAVGTIGVWGQGGIGKTTLVKNLNNILKDAPSTTPRFSIVIWITLSREWDLKSIQAQIAQRLKMEEKTKECPESLAARICERLKREQKFLLILDDVWKEIDLDALGIPRPDDQAACKIILTTRFLNVCRGMKTDREIAIHVLNDDEAWKLFCKNAGEAVIVEDIEPVAKAITKECGGLPLAISVMGTSMRKKTSKHLWEYALKELQRSVPHNIYGVEDKVYKPLKWSYDSLQGNLQSCFLYCSLYPEDFSIDISELVQCWLAEGLLDVDEQQSYEDIYNSGVALVENLKDCCLLENGDADRSCTVKMHDLVRDVAIWISSSLEDECKSLVQSGIGLSKFPESRLTPSLKRISFMRNELTRLPHIQIPCSEASTLLLQNNNTLERVPEAFLLGFQALRVLNLSDTDIHQLPPSLIHLGELRALFLSNCRWLNELPPVGRLSKLQVLDCSKSGILKLPEGMEQLSNLRELNLSGTEKLKTFRAGLISRLSGLEILDMRDSSYRWCLKTETNEGNAALLEELGCLERLIVLMVDFDGTTYPFSEYAPWMERLKSFGISVSGVGKRNPGVWSHYVERVSGMIKNNLFPDSFKNKDGKFEERKLLLSGLDLSGKLNEFLLTCAAVLELESCRGLNNLFHSVGGFVYLKSLSISSSNVRFKPPGGCRSPNDLLPNLEELNLISLPSLESISELVWSLGLKFSRLKVMRVLYCEKLKYLLSCDDFTQPLEKLEIIYLQDSGDLSDMFIYSSGLTSKSYPVAPNLRTIALSGLPKLNTLSRRKKTWLHLEHIYVRNCGSLKKLPLNKLSANTVKEIRGEIEWWTQLKWDDDVTSSSLQPLFKGPAWWFSEDNSERRVQTASSYGE, from the coding sequence ATGGAATGTGTGATTGCATGCCTGAGTTCAGCAGTATCATCGTTTTCTGAACATCTTTGTGGCTTGATCTGCTCCAGAGTTGGGGATCCCTTCACCTTCAAGTCTAATTATAGTCATCTGCAACAGGAGCTGCAACGTCTAAATGATCTGAACTCCAGAATGGAAAGGGACCATGATAAATCGGTTCCAGGAGTAAATGACTGGTtaagaaatgttgaagaaactGGCTGTAAAGTGAGACCGATGCAAGCAAAGATAGAAGCCAACAAAGAGAGGTGTTGTGGCGGCTTCACAAATCTCTTTCTGCAAAGCAGGGAAGTGGCAGAAGCACTGAAGGAGGTACGAGGACTTGAGGAACGTGGAAATTGCCTTGCGAATTTGTTGGCTGCCAATCGTCAAGCAAGAGCAGTGGAGCATAAGCCTGTGGAATCTTTTGATCGTCAACCAGCAGCATCCAAAAATTTAGCCACAATTATGAACCTGCTGAATGATGATGCAGTTGGAACAATTGGGGTTTGGGGTCAGGGAGGAATAGGCAAAACTACTCTGGTTAAGAATTTGAACAACATCCTTAAGGATGCTCCTTCAACTACTCCACGTTTTAGCATTGTCATCTGGATCACCCTATCCAGGGAGTGGGATCTCAAGAGCATCCAGGCACAAATCGCTCAGAGAttgaaaatggaagagaaaacCAAAGAATGCCCCGAGAGTCTGGCTGCCAGAATCTGTGAAAGACTGAAGAGGGAACAAAAGTTTCTTCTCATTCTGGATGatgtttggaaggaaattgaTTTGGATGCTTTGGGTATTCCCAGACCTGATGACCAAGCGGCTTGTAAAATCATATTGACAACCAGATTTTTAAATGTTTGCCGAGGGATGAAAACAGACAGAGAGATTGCCATTCATGTCCTCAATGATGATGAAGCTTGGAAATTGTTCTGTAAAAATGCAGGGGAGGCAGTCATTGTAGAAGATATTGAACCAGTTGCAAAGGCAATAACTAAAGAATGTGGGGGACTGCCCTTAGCAATAAGTGTGATGGGAACATCCATGAGAAAGAAGACTAGTAAACACCTGTGGGAGTATGCATTGAAGGAGCTGCAAAGGTCGGTGCCGCATAACATCTACGGGGTAGAGGATAAGGTTTACAAGCCTTTAAAGTGGAGTTATGATTCGTTGCAAGGTAATCTCCAATCTTGCTTTTTGTACTGCTCTTTATATCCTGAGGATTTCTCAATTGATATAAGCGAACTAGTACAATGCTGGCTAGCGGAAGGCCTTTTAGATGTAGATGAACAACAAAGCTATGAGGATATCTACAATAGTGGAGTTGCTTTAGTAGAAAATCTGAAGGATTGTTGTTTGTTGGAAAATGGTGATGCTGACAGAAGCTGCACTGTGAAGATGCATGATTTAGTTCGTGATGTTGCTATTTGGATTTCATCCTCCTTAGAGGATGAATGTAAATCTCTTGTTCAATCCGGAATTGGATTGAGCAAATTCCCAGAGTCCAGATTGACACCATCTTTGAAGAGAATTTCTTTCATGCGTAATGAATTAACAAGGCTGCCACATATTCAGATACCTTGCTCAGAGGCCTCCACTttgcttttacaaaataataacacACTTGAGAGAGTTCCTGAGGCATTCCTGCTTGGATTTCAAGCACTCAGGGTCTTGAATCTAAGTGATACCGACATCCACCAATTGCCTCCTTCCCTCATCCACCTTGGTGAACTTCGTGCCCTTTTTTTAAGCAATTGTCGTTGGCTCAATGAATTACCCCCTGTGGGGCGGCTTAGTAAACTACAAGTGCTGGATTGCAGTAAGAGTGGTATCCTGAAATTGCCAGAAGGGATGGAGCAGTTGAGCAACTTACGGGAATTAAACTTGTCAGGCACTGAGAAGTTGAAAACCTTCCGAGCTGGATTGATATCAAGGCTGTCTGGTTTAGAGATTCTAGACATGAGAGACAGTAGCTATAGATGGTGTCTGAAGACAGAGACAAACGAGGGAAACGCAGCACTACTTGAGGAGCTAGGATGTCTGGAGCGATTAATTGTTTTAATGGTGGACTTCGATGGCACCACATATCCCTTTTCGGAATATGCTCCTTGGATGGAAAGGTTGAAAAGCTTCGGAATTAGCGTGTCTGGAGTTGGTAAACGAAATCCTGGTGTGTGGTCGCATTATGTTGAGCGTGTATCgggaatgattaaaaataatctattccCGGATAGTTTCAAGAATAaagatggaaaatttgaggaaagaaAGCTTTTACTTTCGGGATTGGATCTGTCAGGCAAATTGAATGAATTCTTGTTAACATGTGCAGCCGTTCTTGAACTGGAATCGTGCAGGGGGTTAAATAATCTGTTTCATAGTGTTGGTGGCTTTGTTTATCTCAAGTCACTTTCTATTTCGTCTTCCAACGTCAGGTTTAAGCCACCAGGAGGATGTCGTTCCCCAAATGACCTACTTCCAAATCTAGAGGAACTTAACCTCATTTCTCTCCCTAGCCTAGAGAGCATTTCAGAATTAGTGTGGAGTCTTGGACTCAAATTCTCAAGGCTAAAAGTAATGAGGGTGCTCTATTGTGAGAAACTAAAATATCTTCTCTCTTGTGATGATTTTACTCAACCCCTGGAAAAGCtggaaataatttatttacagGACTCTGGAGATTTGAGTGATATGTTCATTTACAGTTCAGGGCTGACCTCAAAGTCATATCCCGTTGCTCCAAACTTGCGGACAATAGCGTTATCAGGGCTTCCCAAATTGAATACTTTAAGCAGACGAAAAAAAACATGGCTACATCTGGAGCATATTTATGTTAGAAATTGTGGGAGTCTGAAGAAGCTACCTTTGAATAAGCTAAGTGCGAATACTGTGAAAGAGATAAGAGGAGAAATAGAGTGGTGGACACAATTGAAGTGGGATGATGATGTTACCAGCTCCAGTCTCCAGCCCCTTTTCAAAGGTCCAGCCTGGTGGTTTTCTGAAGACAACTCGGAGAGGAGAGTTCAAACAGCTTCCTCTTATGGGGAATAG
- the LOC117908095 gene encoding disease resistance protein At4g27190-like has protein sequence MECVIACLSSAVSSFSEHLCGLICSKVGNPFTFKSNYSHLQQELQRLNDLKSTVERDHDESVPGVNDWWRNVEETGCKVRPMQAKIEANKERCCGGFKNLFLQSREVAEALKEVRGLEERGNCLANLLAASRQARAVEHRPVESIDHQPAASKNFATIMNLLNDDTVRTIGVWGLGGIGKTTLVKNLNNMLKDASSTTPPFSIVIWITVSREWDLNSIQVQIAQRLKMEEKTKESPESLAARICERLKREEKSLLLLDDVWKEIDLDALGIPRPEDHAACKIILTTRFLNVCRGMKTDREIPIHVLNDDEAWELFCKNAGEAAILEDVETVARAITKECGGLPLAINVMGTSMRKKTSKDLWEFALTELRRSVPHNIYGVEERVYKPLKWSYDSLQGLLDVDEQQSYEDIYKSGVALVENLKDCCLLESGDGGRSRTVKMHDVVRDVAIWIASSSEDECKSLVQSGIGLSKFPESRLTPSLKRISFMRNKITWLPDSQSSEASTLLLQNNYKLEIVPEAFLLGFQALRVLNLSNTNIQRLPLSFIHLGELRALLLSQCRRLNELPPVGRLSKLQVLDCSGSVIKKLPEGMEQLSNLRELNLSGTLLLKTIRAGLVSRLSGLEILDMSDSYCRRGLKTQANEGNAALLEELGCLERLIVLMVDLNGTTHPFSEDAPWMERLKSFRIRVSGVHDEITDSLMTRDNQKSFALYEKNRITDCLRNEDGKFEERKLIFVRSDLSGKWNEWLLLTRAAVLQLKSCTGLNNLFDSVGGFVCLKSLSIMDSNVSFKPTGGCLSPNDQLPNLEELNLMDLHSLESISELVRSLGLKFSRLKVMTVLFCPKLKYLLSCDDFTQPLEKLKLIYLVHCSDLSDMFIYSSGQTSMPYPVAPNLQKIALSGLPNLKTLSRQEETWQHLEHIYVRECRNLKKLPLNERSANKMCHKKMQLIVFRAKK, from the exons ATGGAATGTGTGATTGCATGCCTGAGTTCAGCAGTATCATCGTTTTCTGAACATCTCTGTGGCTTGATCTGCTCCAAAGTTGGGAATCCCTTCACGTTCAAGTCTAATTATAGTCATCTGCAACAGGAGCTGCAACGTCTAAACGATCTGAAATCCACAGTGGAAAGGGACCACGATGAATCGGTTCCAGGAGTAAATGACTGGTGGAGAAACGTTGAAGAAACTGGCTGTAAAGTGAGACCGATGCAAGCAAAGATAGAAGCCAACAAAGAGAGGTGTTGTGGTGGCTTCAAAAATCTCTTTCTGCAAAGCAGGGAAGTGGCAGAGGCACTGAAGGAGGTGCGAGGACTTGAGGAACGTGGAAATTGCCTTGCCAATTTGCTGGCTGCCAGTCGTCAAGCAAGAGCAGTGGAGCATAGGCCTGTGGAATCAATTGATCATCAACCAGCAGCATCCAAAAATTTTGCCACAATTATGAATCTGCTGAATGACGATACAGTTAGAACAATAGGGGTTTGGGGTCTGGGAGGAATAGGCAAAACTACTCTGGTTAAGAATTTGAACAACATGCTTAAGGATGCTTCTTCAACTACTCCACCTTTTAGCATTGTCATATGGATCACCGTGTCCAGGGAGTGGGACCTCAATAGCATCCAGGTACAAATCGCTCAGAGAttgaaaatggaagagaaaacCAAAGAAAGCCCCGAGAGTCTGGCTGCCAGAATCTGTGAAAGACTGAAGAGGGAAGAAAAGTCTCTCCTCCTTCTAGATGatgtttggaaggaaattgaTTTGGATGCTTTGGGTATTCCCCGACCTGAAGACCACGCGGCTTGTAAAATCATATTGACAACCAGATTTTTAAATGTTTGCCGAGGGATGAAAACAGACAGAGAGATTCCCATTCATGTCCTAAACGATGATGAAGCTTGGGAATTGTTCTGTAAAAATGCAGGGGAGGCAGCCATTTTAGAAGACGTTGAAACAGTTGCGAGGGCAATAACTAAGGAGTGTGGAGGATTGCCCTTAGCAATAAATGTGATGGGAACATCCATGAGAAAGAAGACTAGTAAAGACCTGTGGGAGTTTGCATTGACGGAGCTGCGAAGGTCAGTGCCGCATAACATCTACGGGGTAGAGGAGAGGGTTTACAAGCCTTTAAAGTGGAGTTATGATTCCTTGCAAG GCCTTTTAGATGTAGATGAACAACAAAGCTATGAGGATATCTACAAAAGTGGAGTTGCCTTAGTTGAAAATCTCAAGGATTGTTGTTTGCTGGAAAGTGGTGATGGTGGCAGAAGCCGCACTGTGAAGATGCATGATGTAGTTCGTGATGTTGCGATTTGGATTGCATCCTCCTCAGAGGATGAATGTAAATCTCTTGTTCAATCCGGAATTGGATTGAGCAAATTCCCAGAGTCCAGATTGACACCATCTTTGAAGAGAATTTCTTtcatgagaaataaaataacatgGCTGCCAGATAGTCAGAGCTCGGAGGCCTCCACTttgcttttacaaaataattacaaactTGAGATAGTTCCTGAGGCATTCCTGCTCGGATTTCAAGCACTCAGGGTCTTGAATCTAAGTAATACCAACATCCAGCGATTGCCTCTTTCCTTCATCCACCTTGGTGAACTTCGTGCCCTTTTATTAAGCCAATGTCGTAGGCTCAATGAATTACCCCCTGTGGGGCGGCTTAGTAAACTACAAGTGCTGGATTGCAGTGGGAGTGTTATCAAGAAATTGCCAGAAGGGATGGAGCAGTTGAGCAACTTACGGGAATTAAATTTGTCAGGCACTCTGCTGTTGAAAACCATCCGAGCTGGATTGGTATCAAGGCTGTCTGGTTTAGAGATTCTGGACATGAGTGACAGTTACTGTAGACGGGGTCTGAAGACACAGGCAAACGAGGGAAACGCAGCACTACTTGAGGAGCTAGGATGTCTGGAGCGATTAATTGTTTTAATGGTGGACTTGAATGGCACCACACATCCCTTTTCGGAAGATGCTCCTTGGATGGAAAGGTTGAAAAGCTTCAGAATTAGGGTATCTGGAGTTCATGACGAAATTACTGATTCTCTTATGACCCGTGATAATCAGAAGTCTTTCGCACTGTATGAAAAAAATCGAATCACGGATTGTTTAAGGAATGaagatggaaaatttgaggaaagaaAGCTTATATTTGTGCGATCGGATCTGTCAGGCAAATGGAATGAATGGTTGTTGTTAACACGTGCAGCCGTTCTTCAACTGAAATCGTGCACGGGGTTAAATAATCTGTTTGATAGTGTTGGTGGCTTTGTTTGTCTCAAGTCACTTTCTATTATGGATTCCAACGTCAGTTTTAAGCCAACAGGAGGATGTCTTTCCCCAAATGACCAACTTCCAAATCTAGAGGAACTTAACCTCATGGATCTCCATAGCCTAGAGAGCATTTCAGAATTAGTTCGGAGTCTTGGACTCAAATTCTCAAGGCTAAAAGTAATGACGGTGCTCTTTTGTCCGAAACTAAAATATCTTCTCTCTTGTGATGATTTTACTCAACCCTTGGAAAAGCTGAAACTAATTTACTTAGTCCACTGTTCCGATTTGAGTGATATGTTCATTTACAGTTCAGGGCAGACCTCAATGCCATATCCCGTTGCTCCAAACTTGCAGAAAATAGCGTTATCAGGGCTTCCCAACTTGAAGACTTTAAGCAGACAAGAAGAAACATGGCAACATCTAGAGCATATTTATGTGAGAGAGTGTAGAAATCTGAAGAAGCTACCTTTGAATGAGCGAAGTGCAAATAAAATGTGTCACAAGAAAATGCAACTGATTGTGTTCagggcaaaaaaataa